One part of the Neodiprion virginianus isolate iyNeoVirg1 chromosome 3, iyNeoVirg1.1, whole genome shotgun sequence genome encodes these proteins:
- the LOC124299742 gene encoding serine/arginine repetitive matrix protein 2 isoform X3, whose translation MRLPCKQTLPSQQSGVNSFGTRGYWDTQVMQPTQTAQTNQQPQLATTLYVRSNRHQGDYAGKRKSAVELLQESKAFYVKSETVLDRKQELKNSGHLQVSQLTAPGAPPRLLRKCSNAGTCTIQPTSPQLPTPLTPPCCWSNCHDQDRPDGLLSPQRSLPPPTLPPKSPRLVPVPQRRTISGPPSGNGSDQLQTKLRRLLNTDSKENVFFPDTAPPPSPLAQGNRVAAREDKFRYSPGGPASVSCREDDRNLHGVPLDICFKFGRSNSHSHSSGRSGKKSSNSSPAETTVCHKSLPDLHCTSTRSRASLSPHSSSKSSSKPSASGQQQTINNCPDCETSSDYSEHSFKRDASCYQSSRHIKRSLGSGGGDASSVLSSGGRTQKSSGSSKLSHGATARDSGGSSGHCTHRSEPPPRIQDCWSHIRRDSGASTQHSTEKDRSRKSSYESCTPQSMVRPYTPDSESSNSQTDFSPTRNSRFSDSWKEERGRPILRSKSDISDRYWRHDNIRSNKSTHPTRSVAQLEIFFDRLGLDSDNYHRITDPDSKSSSPVFFDSVSSVDSALGLYSWAGNNQTNQWQNNNCSIGRGGNDDCNQKPSDPPSIVERNARIIKWLCQCRKVQFGYS comes from the exons ATGCG ACTCCCGTGCAAGCAAACCTTGCCGTCGCAGCAATCGGGTGTCAATAGCTTTGGCACCAGGGGATACTGGGACACGCAGGTCATGCAGCCGACTCAAACGGCCCAAACGAATCAGCAACCCCAGCTGGCGACCACCCTCTACGTCAGAAGTAACCGTCACCAGGGTGATTACGCGG GAAAGAGGAAAAGCGCCGTAGAGCTGCTTCAAGAGTCCAAGGCGTTTTACGTGAAGAGCGAAACGGTTTTGGATAGGAAACAGGAGCTGAAAAACAGCGGTCACCTTCAAGTTTCACAGTTAACCGCGCCCGGGGCACCACCGCGACTTTTGCGGAAGTGTAGCAACGCCGGAACCTGTACCATTCAACCAACTTCTCCACAACTTCCAACACCGCTGACACCCCCGTGTTGTTGGTCTAATTGTCACGACCAGGATAGAC CTGACGGATTATTGAGCCCACAAAGATCGCTGCCACCGCCGACGTTGCCGCCGAAGAGTCCTCGACTAGTCCCAGTCCCTCAAAGACGCACAATATCCGGTCCCCCCAGTGGCAACGGAAGTGACCAGTTGCAAACGAAGCTTAGAAGGCTTCTAAACACTGATAGCAAAGAGAATGTTTTCTTCCCCGATACGGCACCACCACCGTCGCCACTGGCTCAAGGGAACAGAGTAGCTGCAAGAGAAGACAAGTTCAGATATTCACCCGGAGGTCCGGCATCCGTCAGCTGCAGAGAAGATGACCGCAACttg CATGGGGTACCACTTGATATTTGCTTCAAATTTGGTAGAAGCAATTCTCATTCCCATTCGTCCGGAAGgtctggaaaaaaatcaagcaatTCGTCGCCTGCTGAAACAACCGTATGTCATAAGTCACTTCCTGATCTTCACTGTACCAGTACAAGAAGTCGTGCATCCCTATCTCCACATTCGTCATCAAAGTCGTCCTCTAAACCATCAGCGTCTGGGCAACAACAAACGATTAATAACTGCCCAGATTGTGAAACTAGCTCAGATTATTCGGAACATAGCTTCAAACGAGATGCCAGCTGCTACCAAAG TTCTAGGCATATTAAACGGTCTTTGGGGTCAGGAGGTGGAGATGCAAGTAGCGTGTTGTCGTCTGGTGGTCGAACACAGAAATCTTCAGGATCAAGCAAATTGAGTCATGGAGCAACAGCGAGAGATTCTGGTGGCTCTTCTGGTCACTGTACTCATCGTAGCGAGCCTCCACCTAGAATTCAA GACTGCTGGAGTCATATTCGTAGAGACAGCGGAGCTTCGACACAACATTCCACAGAAAAAGATAGATCAAGAAAAAGTAGTTATGAAAGTTGCACGCCGCAATCTATGGTGAGACCATACACACCAGACTCAGAAAGCAGTAATAGTCAAACAGATTTCAGCCCAACACGAAACTCAAG gttttcaGATAGTTGGAAAGAAGAAAGGGGCAGACCAATATTGCGATCGAAGTCGGATATCAGCGACCGCTACTGGCGACATGACAACATTCGTTCAAATAAATCAACACATCCAACTCGTTCAGTTGCAcagcttgaaatttttttcgaccgTCTCGGCCTAGATTCGGACAATTATCATCGCATTACAGATCCAGATTCAAAGTCCTCTTCCCCAGTTTTCTTTGACAGTGTTAGTTCCGTCGATTCTGCACTGGGACTGTACTCATGGGCTGGTAACAATCAAACAAATCAGTGGCAAAATAACAATTGCAGCATTGGAAGAGGAGGAAATGACGATTGCAATCAGaagccaagtgatccaccgaGTATAGTGGAACGTAATGCCAGGATCATTAAATGGCTTTGCCAATGTCGGAAAGTGCAATTTGGCTACAGTTAA
- the LOC124299742 gene encoding serine/arginine repetitive matrix protein 2 isoform X1, which produces MMTAMARLPCKQTLPSQQSGVNSFGTRGYWDTQVMQPTQTAQTNQQPQLATTLYVRSNRHQGDYAGKRKSAVELLQESKAFYVKSETVLDRKQELKNSGHLQVSQLTAPGAPPRLLRKCSNAGTCTIQPTSPQLPTPLTPPCCWSNCHDQDRPDGLLSPQRSLPPPTLPPKSPRLVPVPQRRTISGPPSGNGSDQLQTKLRRLLNTDSKENVFFPDTAPPPSPLAQGNRVAAREDKFRYSPGGPASVSCREDDRNLHGVPLDICFKFGRSNSHSHSSGRSGKKSSNSSPAETTVCHKSLPDLHCTSTRSRASLSPHSSSKSSSKPSASGQQQTINNCPDCETSSDYSEHSFKRDASCYQSSRHIKRSLGSGGGDASSVLSSGGRTQKSSGSSKLSHGATARDSGGSSGHCTHRSEPPPRIQDCWSHIRRDSGASTQHSTEKDRSRKSSYESCTPQSMVRPYTPDSESSNSQTDFSPTRNSRFSDSWKEERGRPILRSKSDISDRYWRHDNIRSNKSTHPTRSVAQLEIFFDRLGLDSDNYHRITDPDSKSSSPVFFDSVSSVDSALGLYSWAGNNQTNQWQNNNCSIGRGGNDDCNQKPSDPPSIVERNARIIKWLCQCRKVQFGYS; this is translated from the exons atgatgACCGCCATGGCTAGACTCCCGTGCAAGCAAACCTTGCCGTCGCAGCAATCGGGTGTCAATAGCTTTGGCACCAGGGGATACTGGGACACGCAGGTCATGCAGCCGACTCAAACGGCCCAAACGAATCAGCAACCCCAGCTGGCGACCACCCTCTACGTCAGAAGTAACCGTCACCAGGGTGATTACGCGG GAAAGAGGAAAAGCGCCGTAGAGCTGCTTCAAGAGTCCAAGGCGTTTTACGTGAAGAGCGAAACGGTTTTGGATAGGAAACAGGAGCTGAAAAACAGCGGTCACCTTCAAGTTTCACAGTTAACCGCGCCCGGGGCACCACCGCGACTTTTGCGGAAGTGTAGCAACGCCGGAACCTGTACCATTCAACCAACTTCTCCACAACTTCCAACACCGCTGACACCCCCGTGTTGTTGGTCTAATTGTCACGACCAGGATAGAC CTGACGGATTATTGAGCCCACAAAGATCGCTGCCACCGCCGACGTTGCCGCCGAAGAGTCCTCGACTAGTCCCAGTCCCTCAAAGACGCACAATATCCGGTCCCCCCAGTGGCAACGGAAGTGACCAGTTGCAAACGAAGCTTAGAAGGCTTCTAAACACTGATAGCAAAGAGAATGTTTTCTTCCCCGATACGGCACCACCACCGTCGCCACTGGCTCAAGGGAACAGAGTAGCTGCAAGAGAAGACAAGTTCAGATATTCACCCGGAGGTCCGGCATCCGTCAGCTGCAGAGAAGATGACCGCAACttg CATGGGGTACCACTTGATATTTGCTTCAAATTTGGTAGAAGCAATTCTCATTCCCATTCGTCCGGAAGgtctggaaaaaaatcaagcaatTCGTCGCCTGCTGAAACAACCGTATGTCATAAGTCACTTCCTGATCTTCACTGTACCAGTACAAGAAGTCGTGCATCCCTATCTCCACATTCGTCATCAAAGTCGTCCTCTAAACCATCAGCGTCTGGGCAACAACAAACGATTAATAACTGCCCAGATTGTGAAACTAGCTCAGATTATTCGGAACATAGCTTCAAACGAGATGCCAGCTGCTACCAAAG TTCTAGGCATATTAAACGGTCTTTGGGGTCAGGAGGTGGAGATGCAAGTAGCGTGTTGTCGTCTGGTGGTCGAACACAGAAATCTTCAGGATCAAGCAAATTGAGTCATGGAGCAACAGCGAGAGATTCTGGTGGCTCTTCTGGTCACTGTACTCATCGTAGCGAGCCTCCACCTAGAATTCAA GACTGCTGGAGTCATATTCGTAGAGACAGCGGAGCTTCGACACAACATTCCACAGAAAAAGATAGATCAAGAAAAAGTAGTTATGAAAGTTGCACGCCGCAATCTATGGTGAGACCATACACACCAGACTCAGAAAGCAGTAATAGTCAAACAGATTTCAGCCCAACACGAAACTCAAG gttttcaGATAGTTGGAAAGAAGAAAGGGGCAGACCAATATTGCGATCGAAGTCGGATATCAGCGACCGCTACTGGCGACATGACAACATTCGTTCAAATAAATCAACACATCCAACTCGTTCAGTTGCAcagcttgaaatttttttcgaccgTCTCGGCCTAGATTCGGACAATTATCATCGCATTACAGATCCAGATTCAAAGTCCTCTTCCCCAGTTTTCTTTGACAGTGTTAGTTCCGTCGATTCTGCACTGGGACTGTACTCATGGGCTGGTAACAATCAAACAAATCAGTGGCAAAATAACAATTGCAGCATTGGAAGAGGAGGAAATGACGATTGCAATCAGaagccaagtgatccaccgaGTATAGTGGAACGTAATGCCAGGATCATTAAATGGCTTTGCCAATGTCGGAAAGTGCAATTTGGCTACAGTTAA
- the LOC124299742 gene encoding serine/arginine repetitive matrix protein 2 isoform X2, translating into MMTAMARLPCKQTLPSQQSGVNSFGTRGYWDTQVMQPTQTAQTNQQPQLATTLYVRSNRHQGDYAGKRKSAVELLQESKAFYVKSETVLDRKQELKNSGHLQVSQLTAPGAPPRLLRKCSNAGTCTIQPTSPQLPTPLTPPCCWSNCHDQDRPDGLLSPQRSLPPPTLPPKSPRLVPVPQRRTISGPPSGNGSDQLQTKLRRLLNTDSKENVFFPDTAPPPSPLAQGNRVAAREDKFRYSPGGPASVSCREDDRNLHGVPLDICFKFGRSNSHSHSSGRSGKKSSNSSPAETTVCHKSLPDLHCTSTRSRASLSPHSSSKSSSKPSASGQQQTINNCPDCETSSDYSEHSFKRDASCYQRHIKRSLGSGGGDASSVLSSGGRTQKSSGSSKLSHGATARDSGGSSGHCTHRSEPPPRIQDCWSHIRRDSGASTQHSTEKDRSRKSSYESCTPQSMVRPYTPDSESSNSQTDFSPTRNSRFSDSWKEERGRPILRSKSDISDRYWRHDNIRSNKSTHPTRSVAQLEIFFDRLGLDSDNYHRITDPDSKSSSPVFFDSVSSVDSALGLYSWAGNNQTNQWQNNNCSIGRGGNDDCNQKPSDPPSIVERNARIIKWLCQCRKVQFGYS; encoded by the exons atgatgACCGCCATGGCTAGACTCCCGTGCAAGCAAACCTTGCCGTCGCAGCAATCGGGTGTCAATAGCTTTGGCACCAGGGGATACTGGGACACGCAGGTCATGCAGCCGACTCAAACGGCCCAAACGAATCAGCAACCCCAGCTGGCGACCACCCTCTACGTCAGAAGTAACCGTCACCAGGGTGATTACGCGG GAAAGAGGAAAAGCGCCGTAGAGCTGCTTCAAGAGTCCAAGGCGTTTTACGTGAAGAGCGAAACGGTTTTGGATAGGAAACAGGAGCTGAAAAACAGCGGTCACCTTCAAGTTTCACAGTTAACCGCGCCCGGGGCACCACCGCGACTTTTGCGGAAGTGTAGCAACGCCGGAACCTGTACCATTCAACCAACTTCTCCACAACTTCCAACACCGCTGACACCCCCGTGTTGTTGGTCTAATTGTCACGACCAGGATAGAC CTGACGGATTATTGAGCCCACAAAGATCGCTGCCACCGCCGACGTTGCCGCCGAAGAGTCCTCGACTAGTCCCAGTCCCTCAAAGACGCACAATATCCGGTCCCCCCAGTGGCAACGGAAGTGACCAGTTGCAAACGAAGCTTAGAAGGCTTCTAAACACTGATAGCAAAGAGAATGTTTTCTTCCCCGATACGGCACCACCACCGTCGCCACTGGCTCAAGGGAACAGAGTAGCTGCAAGAGAAGACAAGTTCAGATATTCACCCGGAGGTCCGGCATCCGTCAGCTGCAGAGAAGATGACCGCAACttg CATGGGGTACCACTTGATATTTGCTTCAAATTTGGTAGAAGCAATTCTCATTCCCATTCGTCCGGAAGgtctggaaaaaaatcaagcaatTCGTCGCCTGCTGAAACAACCGTATGTCATAAGTCACTTCCTGATCTTCACTGTACCAGTACAAGAAGTCGTGCATCCCTATCTCCACATTCGTCATCAAAGTCGTCCTCTAAACCATCAGCGTCTGGGCAACAACAAACGATTAATAACTGCCCAGATTGTGAAACTAGCTCAGATTATTCGGAACATAGCTTCAAACGAGATGCCAGCTGCTACCAAAG GCATATTAAACGGTCTTTGGGGTCAGGAGGTGGAGATGCAAGTAGCGTGTTGTCGTCTGGTGGTCGAACACAGAAATCTTCAGGATCAAGCAAATTGAGTCATGGAGCAACAGCGAGAGATTCTGGTGGCTCTTCTGGTCACTGTACTCATCGTAGCGAGCCTCCACCTAGAATTCAA GACTGCTGGAGTCATATTCGTAGAGACAGCGGAGCTTCGACACAACATTCCACAGAAAAAGATAGATCAAGAAAAAGTAGTTATGAAAGTTGCACGCCGCAATCTATGGTGAGACCATACACACCAGACTCAGAAAGCAGTAATAGTCAAACAGATTTCAGCCCAACACGAAACTCAAG gttttcaGATAGTTGGAAAGAAGAAAGGGGCAGACCAATATTGCGATCGAAGTCGGATATCAGCGACCGCTACTGGCGACATGACAACATTCGTTCAAATAAATCAACACATCCAACTCGTTCAGTTGCAcagcttgaaatttttttcgaccgTCTCGGCCTAGATTCGGACAATTATCATCGCATTACAGATCCAGATTCAAAGTCCTCTTCCCCAGTTTTCTTTGACAGTGTTAGTTCCGTCGATTCTGCACTGGGACTGTACTCATGGGCTGGTAACAATCAAACAAATCAGTGGCAAAATAACAATTGCAGCATTGGAAGAGGAGGAAATGACGATTGCAATCAGaagccaagtgatccaccgaGTATAGTGGAACGTAATGCCAGGATCATTAAATGGCTTTGCCAATGTCGGAAAGTGCAATTTGGCTACAGTTAA